A region of Dictyostelium discoideum AX4 chromosome 1 chromosome, whole genome shotgun sequence DNA encodes the following proteins:
- the psmA5 gene encoding 20S proteasome subunit alpha-5, with the protein MFLTRSEYDRGVNTFSPEGRLFQVEYALEAIKLGIGVQCEEGVVLAVEKRLTSPLLEPSSIQKVVEIDYHLICALSGLVADARTIIDHARIETQNHRFNYNEPMGVESCVQSICDLALRFGENRNSGEERMSRPFGVALLIAGIDEKGPSLYYSDPSGTFTQFHAKAIGAGSEGAQTTLQEKYSKTLTIAECQKLALTTLKQVMEEAITTTNVELAVITKADQKFKIYNKEELATVIQTLE; encoded by the exons ATGTTTTTAACAAGATCAGAATACGATAGAGGTGTAAATACTTTTTCACCAGAAGGTAGATTATTTCAAGTAGAATATGCTCTCGAAGCTATTAAACTTGG tattGGTGTACAATGTGAAGAAGGTGTAGTTTTAGCAGTTGAAAAGCGTCTTACATCACCACTTTTAGAACCATCATCAATTCAAAAAgttgttgaaattgattatcatttaatttgtGCACTCTCTGGTTTAGTTGCTGATGCCAGAACAATCATTGACCATGCTAGAATTGAAACTCAG aatcatagatttaattataatgaaCCAATGGGTGTTGAATCATGTGTACAATCAATTTGTGATTTAGCTTTAAGATTTGGTGAAAATAGAAACTCTGGAGAAGAAAGAATGAGTAGACCATTTGGTGTTGCATTATTAATTGCTGGTATTGATGAGAAAGGACCATCATTATATTATTCAGATCCATCTGGTACATTTACACAATTTCATGCAAAAGCAATTGGTGCAGGTTCAGAAGGTGCACAAACTACATTACAAGAAAAATACTCCAAAACTCTCACCATCGCTGAATGTCAAAAATTAGCACTCACAACCTTAAAACAAGTTATGGAAGAAGCTATCACCACCACTAATGTCGAACTTGCTGTAATCACCAAAGCAGATCaaaagtttaaaatttataacaaAGAAGAGTTAGCTACTGTCATTCAAACTTtagaataa
- a CDS encoding hypothetical protein (Transcriptional repressor of sporulation, septation and degradation), which translates to MKCFINKCTLNDIDKLIKVSIKTFSDTFSSSNELENMKNYLETAFSKEKIEKELKNQNSSFYLLYSGTDDDDGVNSNQSEGPIGYFKLNDLDAQGSDNHEDTSNSVELERIYLMKEHQKKGYGQFMIDKAIEISKNKQRSYIWLGVWEKNYSSLEFYKRNGFIKFGSHTFIIGEDHQIDHLLKLDLTNK; encoded by the coding sequence atgaaatgttttattaataaatgtacattaaatgatattgataaattaattaaagtttcaattaaaactttttcagatacattttcatcatcaaatgaattagagaatatgaaaaattatttagagaCAGCATTTAGTAaggaaaaaattgaaaaagaattaaaaaatcaaaattcaagtttttatttactttatAGTGgaactgatgatgatgatggagtaaattcaaatcaaagTGAGGGTCCCAttggatattttaaattaaatgatttagatGCTCAAGGTTCTGATAATCATGAGGATACTTCAAATTCAGTTGAACTTGaaagaatttatttaatgaaagaacaccaaaaaaaaggttatgGACAATTTATGATTGATAAagcaattgaaatttcaaagaatAAACAAAGATCTTATATTTGGCTTGGAGTTTGGGAAAAAAACTATAGCTCACTTGAGTTTTATAAAAGAAAtggttttattaaatttggttctcatacttttattattggtgAGGATCATCAAATTGatcatcttttaaaattagatttaacaaataaataa
- the alg12 gene encoding dolichyl-phosphate-mannose alpha-1,6-mannosyltransferase produces the protein MIRNRKPITNNNSNNSNNNNNNGKIKRRERILNRQKEQIEQFYTDFIIFVVMFIHVVVCPFTKVEESFNLQGMHDIINIGNKGSDERGVSFEYDHLEFPGVIPRTFIGSLFISSLSYLPLNIFFGSSATEFISKLFDNQFSGTTKMVQLYFVRLMLGTISCISIMIFKRSISKRFGNQVAFWFTLITVSQFHLMFYISRPLPNIFALILVIIGYSFWLNDDGNGNGNGSIDWMIMVLTIAIFIFRSEILILAGPIVLSCLFLQKNLKFHRFLIIGIFTALISIIFTVFIDSYFWRRILYPELEVFQFNTIENKSSEWGTLPFHWYFSTALPKTLAFTLLFFFIGLISKYNNNNNNNNNNNNNNNNNNNNNNNNNNNNNNNNNNNNNNNNNNNNNNNNNNNNNNNNNNNNNNNNNNNNNNNNNNKSTPITFLLPILLFIGIYSILPHKEIRFIFYSIPIINLISAIGATKLWNYGKSRKNQLFKLLISLFTIGILIGNSMISLFSLYASSLNYPGGHSMISLHKHLNLTDEMGLLLLLPPHTNADVDGDDENQGIIDCKVHIDNMAAISGVSRFGELNDFCVYSKKERDVNFNDFNYLIAPNTSTTQLGFKEVDSISAFDHIKLKKTFPFFEIVESPTLYIMEKINK, from the coding sequence atgattaggAATAGAAAACCaataactaataataatagtaataatagtaataataataataataatggaaaaattaaaagaagagaaagaattttaaatagacaaaaagaacaaattGAACAATTTTATAcagattttataatatttgtaGTAATGTTTATACATGTTGTAGTATGTCCATTTACAAAAGTTGAGGaaagttttaatttacaaGGAATGCatgatataattaatattgggAATAAGGGGAGTGATGAACGGGGTGTATCGTTTGAATATGATCATTTAGAATTCCCAGGAGTTATACCAAGGACTTTCATTGGATCATTGTTTATATCATCTCTATCTTATCTACCATTGAATATATTCTTTGGATCGTCAGCAACTGAGTTTATATCAAAGTTATTTGATAATCAGTTCAGTGGTACTACAAAAATGGTGCAATTATATTTCGTTAGATTAATGTTGGGTACGATATCATGTATTTCGATAATGATCTTCAAAAGATCAATTTCAAAGAGATTTGGAAACCAAGTTGCATTTTGGTTCACTCTTATAACAGTATCACAATTTCATCTAATGTTTTATATCTCAAGACCGTTACCAAACATATTCGCCTTAATACTTGTGATAATAGGTTACTCATTTTGGTTGAATGATGATGGCAATGGGAATGGCAATGGGTCAATTGATTGGATGATAATGGTTTTAACTATTgcaatatttatatttagaagtgagatattaattttagcAGGTCCAATAGTATTaagttgtttatttttacaaaagaatttaaaatttcatagATTCTTAATCATTGGAATATTTACAGCATtgatttcaataattttcaCTGTTTTCATTGACAGTTATTTTTGGCGTAGAATTTTGTATCCAGAATTAGAGGTATTCCAATTCAACACTATTGAAAACAAGTCTTCAGAATGGGGTACTTTACCATTTCATTGGTATTTCTCAACTGCTTTACCAAAAACTTTGGCTTTTACTTTactatttttctttattggcttaatttcaaaatataacaataacaacaacaacaacaacaacaacaacaacaacaacaacaacaacaacaacaacaacaacaacaacaacaacaacaacaacaacaacaacaacaataataataataataataataataataataataataataataataataataataataataataataataataataataataataataataataataataataataataataataataataataaatcaactccaattacatttttattaccaattttattattcattggaatttattcaattttaccgcataaagaaattagatttattttttatagtattccaataataaatttaatatcagcAATTGGTGCAACAAAGTTATGGAATTATGGAAAATCAAGaaagaatcaattatttaaattgttaatttctttatttacaattggaattttaattggaaattcaatgatatctttattttctttatacGCTTCAAGTTTAAATTACCCTGGTGGTCATTCAATGATTTCTTTAcataaacatttaaatttaactgATGAAAtgggtttattattattattaccaccacatACTAATGCtgatgttgatggtgatgatgaaaatcaaGGTATTATTGATTGTAAAGTTCATATTGATAATATGGCTGCAATAAGTGGTGTTTCAAGATTTGGTGAGTTAAATGATTTTTGTGTATATTCTAAAAAGGAGAGAGATGTAAATTTCAAcgatttcaattatttaattgctCCAAACACTTCAACAACTCAATTAGGTTTCAAAGAAGTTGATTCTATATCAGCTTTTGACcatattaaattaaagaaaacttttccattttttgaaattgttgaatcACCAACATTATATATTatggaaaaaattaataaataa
- the amtC gene encoding ammonium transporter — MEQFSTSSSESSDSSSEYSLEFYMDTSWVLDAANLVFFMQAGFGMLEAGMVRAKNTKSILLKNLINTAICAISYYCVGHSFAYGKVNPNSFVGFGNFFLMDYTHYAYWMIQWAYAATATTIATGAMAERLQLHCYILFTLVQTILIYPFVAHWIWSQNGWLFDLGIVDFAGGAVIHIVAGITGACGSFLLGPRIGRFNQESGKPKNLPGHSVVLMSLGAMILWYSWYGYTAGASLGMTRSRVLPASRVSVVVTLSGATGLITVLGIGKIFNGHYDLVKGINGLIAGLVSSTSSCAYIEPWAAIIIGFIGGIVYWFSSWALLNWLRLDDPVDSTAIHLFGGCWSLISVAFFATHGRVRNPDIILPGGIFYGGGISLLWVQLVGMVLAILWAGFLSGIFFFTMDYFGKLRVDVDTELAGLDNSNHGGSAYIFD, encoded by the exons atggaACAATTttcaacttcatcatcagAAAGTTCAGATTCATCATCAGAGTATTCATTAGAGTTTTATATGGATACTTCATGGGTTTTAGATGCTGCAAATTTAGTATTTT ttatgcAAGCAGGATTTGGCATGTTAGAAGCAGGTATGGTTAGAGCAAAGAATACAAAGAgtatattattaaagaatttaattaatacagCAATATGTGCAATTTCATATTATTGTGTTGGACATTCATTTGCGTATGGAAAGGTTAATCCAAATTCATTTGTAGGATTTgggaatttctttttaatggATTATACACATTATGCCTATTGGATGATACAATGGGCCTATGCAGCAACTGCAACAACAATAGCAACGGGCGCAATGGCCGAGAGATTACAACTACATTGTTATATATTGTTTACATTGGTTCAAACTATACTGATTTATCCATTCGTTGCACATTGGATTTGGAGTCAGAATGGGTGGTTGTTCGATTTGGGTATTGTGGATTTTGCAGGTGGTGCCGTCATTCATATTGTGGCGGGTATAACTGGTGCATGTGGAAGTTTTCTATTGGGTCCGAGAATTGGTAGGTTCAATCAAGAGAGTGGTAAACCAAAGAATTTACCCGGTCATTCGGTGGTGTTGATGAGTTTGGGCGCAATGATACTTTGGTACTCTTGGTATGGTTATACAGCTGGTGCTTCATTAGGTATGACAAGAAGTAGAGTTTTACCAGCTTCTCGTGTTAGTGTTGTTGTAACACTATCAGGTGCAACTGGTTTAATAACGGTTTTAGGTATTGGTAAAATATTCAATGGTCATTATGACTTGGTTAAAGGTATAAATGGTTTAATTGCTGGTTTAGTATCTTCAACTTCATCTTGTGCTTATATTGAACCATGGGCTGCAATTATAATTGGTT ttattGGTGGTATTGTTTATTGGTTTTCATCATGGGcattattaaattggttAAGATTAGATGATCCAGTTGATTCAACAGCAATTCATTTATTTGGAGGATGTTGGAGTCTAATAAGTGTTGCATTTTTCGCTACACATGGTAGAGTTAGGAACCCAGATATCATTTTACCTGGTGGAATATTTTATGGTGGTGGAATTAGTTTATTATGGGTACAATTAGTTGGAATGGTTCTGGCAATTTTATGGGCAGGTTTCCTATCAggtattttcttttttacaaTGGATTATTTTGGTAAACTTAGAGTTGATGTTGATACTGAGTTAGCAGGTTTAGATAATTCAAATCATGGTGGTAGTGCTTAtatatttgattaa